A DNA window from Staphylococcus warneri contains the following coding sequences:
- a CDS encoding DUF5011 domain-containing protein: MNKLIQSLSAIGVSATIVTPNLNAEATTNSEPQLRGVNDIIIEKGEDYNLLQGISAYDKEDGDLTHKIKIDGDVDTTKSGTYEVKYKVTDSDGAQKTSIRNIKVK, encoded by the coding sequence ATGAACAAACTAATTCAGTCACTATCAGCAATCGGAGTATCTGCTACTATAGTCACACCTAATCTAAATGCCGAAGCGACAACTAATTCGGAACCTCAATTAAGAGGCGTGAATGACATCATCATCGAAAAAGGTGAAGATTATAACCTACTTCAAGGCATAAGTGCTTATGATAAAGAAGATGGTGATTTAACACATAAAATCAAAATAGATGGCGATGTTGATACTACTAAATCAGGTACATATGAGGTTAAATACAAAGTCACAGATTCAGACGGTGCTCAAAAAACTTCAATTAGAAATATTAAAGTCAAATAA